The DNA window GAGAACGTCGATGTGGTGATCGAAGACCAGGCCGATCCCGAGCTCCTTTCGGAGATGGGTTTGGATTCTCCTGACGACCTCTTGGGTCTTTATCAGGGGATCCCCATCACCCAACGAGGGGTTGCTTACGGAAACGTCCTTCCCGACAAG is part of the Thermodesulfobacteriota bacterium genome and encodes:
- a CDS encoding metallopeptidase family protein — translated: MKLTRQEFEEAVWTALERLPEGVRKKMENVDVVIEDQADPELLSEMGLDSPDDLLGLYQGIPITQRGVAYGNVLPDK